CGGCCAGGGCCGGTGTCACGCCGGCCATGCAGATAGCCAGTGCCAGCAGGTTAGGTGAAAGGTTCGAACGGCGGTGAGTGGTGTGAAACGACATCAATCTGCTTCCCCAAATGATACGAAAACGAATCCAGTGCAAGTGCTTGTAGGAATTATTCGCATTAGTGTGTCAGATGGTTCCGCTCGAAGAAAGCTGTACGGCTCAGATAGTTAACAAGATTTTCACATCTGCGCGGGTGCGCAACATCGGGAAGTCCACCGAGCTAGAGCGGTCGGCGGGCGTTGGCAGGCTGGGGAGGTCTAGATCGAGAGTCAACGCAGCGCCTGAAATGGCGCTGCTATCGAGATGGCGTTACGAGTGGGAGAGAGGGGAGTTCAGGTCATCGGCCTGATGACGTTCAGGCACCTGAGTCGCCTCATCACCCCACGTCCGGTTGACGCGCAACCCGCGAACGACCGCTGGACGATTGGCGATGTCCTCTGCCCAGCGCTGCACATGGGTGTACTCATGCGCCGAAAGGAACTCCGCCGCCGAATAGACATTGTTGCGCACCAGTTGGCCGTACCACGACCAGACTGCGATGTCGGCAATGGAGTAGCTGTCACCGGCAAGGTAAGGGCTTTCGGCGAGGCGCCGATTGAGCACATCCAGTTGTCGCTTGGTTTCCATGGTGAAGCGGTTGATCGGGTACTCCATTTTCTCCGGCGCATACGCATAGAAGTGCCCAAACCCGCCGCCCAGATAAGGCGCCGAGCCCATCTGCCAGAACAGCCAGTTGAGGGTTTCGGTGCGTCCAGCCGGATCCTTGGGCAGGAAGGCGCCGAACTTCTCCGCGAGATAAAGCAGGATCGAGCCCGACTCGAACACACGAACCGGTGGCTCGACGCTGCGGTCGAGCAGCGCGGGAATTTTCGAGTTCGGATTGATATCGACAAAACCGCTGGAGAACTGATCGCCCTCGCCAATGCGGATCAGCCATGCGTCATATTCGGCGGCGGTATGCCCCAGCGCCAGCAACTCCTCAAGCAGGATGGTCACCTTCACGCCATTGGGTGTGGCCAGCGAATAGAGCTGTAACGGGTGCTTGCCGACTGGCAGCGTTTTCTCATGCGTCGGCCCGGCAATCGGGCGGTTGATGCTGGCGAACTGGCCGCCGGATGCTGCTTCGTTCTTCCAGACTGTGGGCGGAACGTAGGGCGCTTTACTCATGAAATTGGCCTCGTCGATTGCTGGCTGAGATGGAGTGAGATAGACACCGTATGGAAAAACGTTGGCGGGTGCCAGTGAAGTCCGGTTATTTCATGTTGCCGGCAGACCTGTCCAAAAACCCGGTAATCAGCGCAATCGTCTGCGCCTGGATCATCGGGCGTGGACGACCGCCGTCGCCATCGGTGCAGATAATGCCGTCACCGGGGGCGTCTTCTTCGAGCATTGAGATCGCGTCGGGTTTGCACAGCGACAGAAAACTGAAATGGCTGGCGTCGCTGATCTCGACGTATTGGCTGGAGATTTTCGGCAGACGCTTGGCCAGGTCGGCGGATTCCAACTCCGCGGGTAAGTCTTG
The sequence above is drawn from the Pseudomonas sp. FP2196 genome and encodes:
- the yghU gene encoding glutathione-dependent disulfide-bond oxidoreductase, which codes for MSKAPYVPPTVWKNEAASGGQFASINRPIAGPTHEKTLPVGKHPLQLYSLATPNGVKVTILLEELLALGHTAAEYDAWLIRIGEGDQFSSGFVDINPNSKIPALLDRSVEPPVRVFESGSILLYLAEKFGAFLPKDPAGRTETLNWLFWQMGSAPYLGGGFGHFYAYAPEKMEYPINRFTMETKRQLDVLNRRLAESPYLAGDSYSIADIAVWSWYGQLVRNNVYSAAEFLSAHEYTHVQRWAEDIANRPAVVRGLRVNRTWGDEATQVPERHQADDLNSPLSHS